The region GCCCGCAATCCCGATTCTGGACGTCGGACTCAGCCCGGTCCTGCAATGGATCATCGTCCCGCTCGCCGGTTTCAGTCTTGCCAGGGCGCTCCCAACGGTGCGTCGAAAGCCAGTGATCGTCGATGCTTGATCTGTCTGGGATCGGCCTGATCGCCGCGTTTCTGGCTGGCGCCGTATCGTTCGTCTCGCCCTGCGTGCTGCCGTTGGTGCCGGGCTACGTCTCCTATGTCGCCGGGCATACGACGAGCACCGTGTACATCGAGCCGTCCGACCATCGACGGCAGGCAATCAGCATGGGCCTCTACTTCGTCGTCGGGTTCTCCACAATCTTCATGGCTCTGGGCGCAAGCGCGACTGCGCTCGGCCAGATGCTGCTGAGCTACCGGTATGAGCTCAATCTCGTGGGCGGTGCGATCGTGATCTTGTTCGGTCTGTTCATGATCGGCATGGCAAAAATCACGGTGATGCAACGAGAGTTCCGGTTCCACCTGTCCGTTCCGGGTGGACGGCCGCTTTCTGCCTATGTCCTCGGCATTGCCTTCGGATTCGGCTGGACGCCCTGTATTGGGCCGATTCTCGGCGCCATCCTGACGGCCAGCGCCGCATCCGCGACCGTCGCGGAAGGCGTCGCCCTGCTCGCCATCTATTCCGCCGGACTGGGTATCCCGTTTCTGTTCGCCGCCGCTTTCACCGACCGCCTCGCAAGGCGCTTGCGCACCATTGGACGCGTCGGCCGCCGGCTCCAACAAATCGCAGGGGGCGTTATGGTCGCGATGGGGATCACCATGATGACCGGTCAGCTCTCGGCATTCTCATACTGGCTGCTCGACGCATTCCCACTGCTTGGGCGTATCGGATAACGCCGCACAAGCCCAACAGAAGGGTGGTGCCCCCACCGGTACATTCCCTGCCATCTAATGCCGCCGTCTGAGGCGCTTTGCCTGCTGCTTTCACGATCGAATCAGACATTGACCCTGCACCATAGTACAGGGTCCAGAATAAGCAATAAGGAGGAAGCACATGGCTACCCCAACGATCGGCAGGGCGGCGAAGGCGGCAGGCGTGCGGATCGCGACGATCCGGTTCTATGAGCGCCGGGGCTTGATTGCGCAGCCACGCAAGCCGGAGAACGGATACCGAACCTATTCGCCAGAGACGGTGGACCGCATTCGGTTCATCCGGCAGGCGCAGGAGATCGGTTTTTCGCTGGCGGAGATCGAAGAGCTTCTGTCGTTGCGCGCCGACCCCAACGCCGACTGCGCCGATGTGCGCGGTCGCGCGATCGAGAAGCGCGCCGAGGTGCAGACCAAGCTCGATCGGCTTTCGCAAATGCGCGAGGCGCTCGACGACTTGATCGCGAGCTGTCCGGGCGGCGGCGACGTCAAGGCCTGCACGATCCTCGACGCCATGCAGCGCGAAGCGAGCGCCGCCGATCCCGAGTCCCCAACGTCCACGTTCGAGAAAGGCAGCCGAGCGATGAAGACCACGATCCTGACCATCGAGGGCATGCACTGCGACGGGTGTGCCCGCACGATTGAGGCGCTGCTCTCGCGCGTCCCGGGCGTGCGCAAGGCCGAAGCCTCGTTCGACGAGCGCCAGGCGCGCGTTTTGCACGACCAGACCTCGTCCTCGGCGGGCGACCTTGCGGCGGCGATTGCCAAGGGCGGCTTCACGGCGGGCGAATCCGACAAATGATCGAGCCGAGCTTCCTTGGCGTGGTCGCGATCCCGGCCGGCCTCGGCCTGATCGGATTTGTCGAGCCCTGCTCGATCGGGTCGAGCCTCGTCTTCGTGAAGTATCTCGAAGGCAAGAGCGCGGCGGCTAAGCTCGCGGAGACCGCCCTGTTCGCGTTCGCGCGCGCGATTTTCATCGGAGTGCTGGGCGTTCTTGCCGCCGTGATCGGCTCGATGTTCCTTGACCTCCAGAAGAGCGGCTGGCTGATGCTGGGCGCCCTCTATGTCGCGCTGGGTCTGCTGCTCGCGACGGGGCGCGCCCGCGCCTTGATGGTCTCGCTGGGACCCAGCCTCAAGCGGCTGAGCGGGCTCGGCGGGTCCGCGAGTCTCGGCCTGCTGTTCGGACTCAATATCCCGGCCTGCGCCGCGCCACTTCTCCTGGCGCTTCTGGCGGGGGCAGCTGCCTCGGGCGCGGCGACCGCCCTGGCGGGCTTCGTCGCCTTGGCCGTCTT is a window of Thalassobaculum sp. OXR-137 DNA encoding:
- a CDS encoding MerR family transcriptional regulator; the encoded protein is MATPTIGRAAKAAGVRIATIRFYERRGLIAQPRKPENGYRTYSPETVDRIRFIRQAQEIGFSLAEIEELLSLRADPNADCADVRGRAIEKRAEVQTKLDRLSQMREALDDLIASCPGGGDVKACTILDAMQREASAADPESPTSTFEKGSRAMKTTILTIEGMHCDGCARTIEALLSRVPGVRKAEASFDERQARVLHDQTSSSAGDLAAAIAKGGFTAGESDK
- a CDS encoding cytochrome c biogenesis CcdA family protein — protein: MLDLSGIGLIAAFLAGAVSFVSPCVLPLVPGYVSYVAGHTTSTVYIEPSDHRRQAISMGLYFVVGFSTIFMALGASATALGQMLLSYRYELNLVGGAIVILFGLFMIGMAKITVMQREFRFHLSVPGGRPLSAYVLGIAFGFGWTPCIGPILGAILTASAASATVAEGVALLAIYSAGLGIPFLFAAAFTDRLARRLRTIGRVGRRLQQIAGGVMVAMGITMMTGQLSAFSYWLLDAFPLLGRIG